One genomic region from Rosa rugosa chromosome 1, drRosRugo1.1, whole genome shotgun sequence encodes:
- the LOC133725301 gene encoding uncharacterized protein LOC133725301, producing MGKLVVSLTVHVEFGKGPLSLLLFCLAEEVLSRGLSRLVSRGKITPIATPKKVSPPSHVLFADDIMVFMQSNSRGIKALMRFLDEYGANSGQIVNKAKSSLFIGKYVVRRKVIIQRLLGIREGSLPFTYLGVPIFKGCPKPEYFCAIADKVRCKLSSWKVLSKIFGLDWPEEALANVLFQDSLAGRRWKTVTHNLGLELQPFIKEPVCNFITNGNWSLPSLFVSSFPALANQILEVSLPINRMVDKAIWPVSTSGQFTSKDAYISISTSNPIIPWCKFIWHKAVQPQKHGYLESSPCVIHSFWSWIFQLFRLSFSNQTEDLGLLSPMVLDSLPAPSRKLWCFAVCNAIWCIWTERNKLRFDDKVFSLANFKHFFLLSFKDSASLYFALCSSSLGSLPAFQLLGLSPLRLKAPKFIPVRWAPPPVGWLKVNTDGSFRSPEVAGFGGLFRDSDGLFKGAFAHRVIVNSAIDAEILAVIEALRVAWARSWTHIWLETDSTLVVHYFNSPNLIPWRFRVEWLNCLHFTQSIHFRVTHIYREGNSSADALANYGAQNDGSIWWTSPPRFIAGFYGRDLSYVTHYRYV from the exons ATGGGCAAACTTGTGGTTTCTTTGACTGTTCACGTGGAGTTCGGCAAGGGGCCCCTATCCCTGTTATTATTTTGCCTTGCGGAAGAAGTCTTGAGTCGAGGCTTATCTCGCTTGGTTTCTAGAGGAAAAATTACTCCCATTGCTACTCCGAAAAAAGTGTCACCTCCATCTCATGTTCTATTTGCTGATGACATAATGGTGTTCATGCAAAGCAACTCTCGTGGTATTAAGGCTTTAATGAGATTTCTTGATGAATATGGGGCTAATTCTGGGCAAATTGTGAACAAAGCTAAGTCCTCTCTTTTTATTGGTAAATATGTTGTTCGACGGAAAGTTATTATCCAACGACTTTTGGGTATTCGTGAAGGATCTCTTCCATTCACTTACCTGGGAGTTCCAATTTTCAAAGGATGTCCGAAGCCAGAATATTTTTGTGCAATAGCTGATAAGGTTCGCTGCAAACTCTCTTCTTGGAAGG TATTATCAAAGATCTTCGGTTTGGATTGGCCTGAAGAAGCTTTGGCCAATGTTTTATTCCAAGATTCATTGGCTGGTAGGAGATGGAAAACAG TTACTCATAATCTGGGTCTGGAGCTGCAACCTTTCATTAAGGAGCCAGTGTGCAATTTCATCACAAATGGAAATTGGTCGTTGCCTTCTCTATTCGTTTCTTCCTTCCCAGCCTTGGCCAACCAAATTTTGGAGGTTTCGCTGCCTATTAATAGGATGGTTGATAAAGCAATTTGGCCTGTTTCAACGTCAGGTCAGTTCACATCAAAGGATGCTTATATTTCTATTTCTACCTCCAACCCAATTATACCTTGGTGCAAATTCATTTGGCATAAAGCAGTTCAACCGCAAAAGCATGGCTACTTGGAAAGTTCTCCATG TGTGATACACAGTttttggagttggatttttcaGCTTTTTCGCTTGAGTTTTTCGAATCAGACAGAGGATCTTGGATTATTATCTCCAATGGTGCTTGACTCTTTGCCCGCTCCGTCTAGAAAACTCTGGTGCTTTGCAGTTTGTAATGCCATCTGGTGCATCTGGACTGAGAGAAATAAATTGAGGTTTGATGATAAGGTTTTTTCCTTAGCTAATTTCAaacacttttttcttctttcattcAAGGACTCTGCTTCTCTTTATTTTGCATTGTGCTCTTCGTCTCTGGGTTCTCTGCCAGCCTTCCAGTTACTGGGTTTATCACCTCTGCGGCTCAAAGCTCCAAAATTTATACCAGTAAGATGGGCCCCTCCTCCTGTGGGTTGGCTGAAGGTAAACACTGATGGGTCATTTCGTAGCCCAGAGGTAGCAGGTTTTGGAGGATTATTTAGAGATTCGGATGGTCTATTTAAGGGTGCCTTTGCCCATAGAGTCATTGTTAATAGTGCAATTGATGCTGAGATTCTGGCAGTCATTGAGGCTCTTCGTGTTGCCTGGGCAAGAAGCTGgacacatatttggcttgaaacAGACTCAACTCTAGTGGTTCACTATTTCAATTCGCCCAATCTAATACCTTGGAGGTTCAGAGTGGAATGGTTGAACTGTCTGCACTTTACTCAATCCATACATTTTCGTGTTACTCATATTTATAGAGAAGGTAACTCTTCAGCTGATGCTCTTGCTAATTATGGTGCTCAAAATGATGGCTCTATTTGGTGGACTTCACCTCCTAGATTCATTGCTGGATTCTATGGTCGGGATCTATCTTATGTTACTCATTATCGTTATGTGTAA
- the LOC133725310 gene encoding uncharacterized protein LOC133725310 — MNVLYWNACGLANADTQRALKKLVRENNPLVVCLSEPFVSPDAIPFSFWRTLNLHMFATNNRGEQDPNLWFLCHVDLKPILLSSTDQQITVSCSLDGVQCCITAVYAKTTIRGRRQLWHDLNIIHSSQAHNPWLVLGDFNCVLGAHEKRGGNIPSATACREFQQMCTACELLNIDTKGLFFTWSNRRTDIRLDRALGNAEWFDAWNNFECRSLTKASSDHCPIMVSCSRIPHLVRPLFRFQNMWLQHPDFLHLVREFWENSTYHGCPMFILSAKLRALKVVLRQWNASHFGDINNRVHLAKVELDGIQQDISSLGPSEERYRQEDKAHADYQLALSMQDSFLRSKSRVRWLVDGDRNTSFLHNMVKIRKVHRSMATIKVGSQVLQSHDQIASHVVQHFSSLFTKDESITNTGLVERVIPALVTEEENLMLAASPSIEEIRGAVMGMDGFSAPGPDGFGGSFF; from the coding sequence ATGAATGTGTTATACTGGAATGCCTGTGGTCTTGCGAACGCAGACACACAACGGGCCTTAAAGAAGCTGGTACGTGAAAATAATCCTTTAGTTGTATGTCTTTCGGAACCTTTTGTATCACCTGATGCCATTCCATTTTCATTTTGGCGTACTTTAAATTTACACATGTTTGCTACTAATAACCGGGGTGAACAAGACCCCAATCTTTGGTTCCTTTGTCATGTAGATCTCAAGCCTATTCTTTTGTCCTCCACGGATCAACAAATTACTGTGTCATGTTCACTTGATGGAGTTCAATGTTGTATTACTGCAGTCTATGCAAAAACAACCATCAGGGGACGCCGTCAACTTTGGCATGACCTTAACATTATTCATTCCTCTCAGGCTCATAACCCTTGGTTGGTATTGGGTGACTTTAATTGTGTTCTTGGAGCACATGAGAAGCGAGGGGGAAACATTCCCAGTGCAACTGCCTGTAGAGAGTTCCAACAGATGTGCACTGCTTGTGAGCTCTTGAATATAGACACAAAAGGGCTATTTTTCACATGGTCTAATCGGAGAACAGATATTCGTCTAGATAGAGCCCTCGGTAATGCAGAATGGTTTGATGCTTGGAATAATTTTGAGTGCCGTTCTCTCACAAAAGCTTCATCTGATCATTGCCCTATAATGGTCTCTTGTTCTAGAATTCCTCACTTGGTGCGACCTCTCTTCAGATTTCAGAATATGTGGCTTCAACATCCAGACTTTCTCCATCTAGTTAGAGAATTTTGGGAGAACTCAACCTATCATGGGTGCCCAATGTTTATTTTGTCTGCCAAGCTTAGAGCCCTTAAAGTAGTATTGAGGCAATGGAATGCCTCCCATTTTGGAGATATTAACAACCGTGTGCATTTGGCAAAGGTAGAGCTAGATGGTATTCAGCAAGACATCTCTTCTTTAGGCCCATCAGAGGAACGTTATAGGCAAGAAGATAAGGCACATGCAGATTATCAATTGGCCCTTTCCATGCAAGATTCTTTTCTCCGTAGTAAGTCGCGTGTCCGTTGGCTTGTTGATGGGGACAGAAATACTTCATTTTTGCACAACATGGTGAAGATTCGGAAGGTTCATAGGTCAATGGCAACGATTAAAGTTGGCTCACAGGTTTTGCAATCTCATGACCAGATTGCTTCTCATGTAGTCCAACACTTCAGTTCATTGTTTACTAAAGATGAGAGTATTACGAACACAGGCTTGGTTGAGCGTGTTATTCCAGCATTGGTCACTGAGGAGGAAAACTTGATGCTTGCAGCAAGCCCTTCTATAGAGGAGATACGCGGGGCGGTTATGGGCATGGATGGTTTTAGTGCTCCAGGTCCAGATGGTTTTGGTGGTTCATTTTTTTAg